The DNA segment TCCGCACGATCTTCAACATCCTCGGACCCTTGAGCAATCCGGCGGAAGCGAACTGCCAGGTTGTCGGCGTCTACAGCGAGGAGCTCGGCGAAGTATACTCCGGCGTCCTTGCGGAGCTGGGACTAAAGAGGGCATTCGTCGTCCACGGCACCGACGGGCTGGACGAGGTGACGCTGGGGGCGCCATCCATAGTGTGGGAAGTGGGAAGCGGGAAAGTAAAGCGCTACCTTTTCGACCCGAGGTCCGCCGGGTTCGATTACGTCCCGATGCAGGAGCTGAAAGGCGGAGATGCCGCGACCAACGCCGGAATCCTTTCAGGGATACTTTCGGGCGCGGCCGGCCCCGCCCGCCAGGCGGTGTTGTTGAACGCCGCGTTCGCCATCGTCGCAGGAGGGATGGCGGAGAACGTCAGGGAAGGGGTGGAGAAAGCGAAGAAGTCGATCGATTCGGGCGCCGCGACGGCCCGGCTGAAGGCATTCCTTGAAGTGTTGGGGCGCAAGGAGGCTCGCTGAGATCGAATGGCGTCGTTCCTGGACAAGATCCTTCCGGGCGTGCGGGAGGAGCTCGCGAAGAGAAAGGCGGCAGAACCGATTTCTTCCGTCATGGCGCGGGCGAAGGAGAACCGCAACCGCCGCGATATAAGGGATCGCCTGGGAAACGGACCGGGCATAATCGCGGAGATCAAGCGGGCTTCACCGTCCCGCGGATGGATCCGGAAAGATCTTCACGCGGCTGAAACCGCGCGTGCTTATGCCGAAGGAGGCGCTTGCGCCATTTCCGTTCTGACGGAAGGCCGTTATTTCGGCGGCTCTCTCGACGACCTGTCGGCCGCGAGCACGTCCTGCGGGACAGTGCCCGTTCTACGGAAGGATTTCGTGCTGGACGAGTACATGGTCGCGGAGTCACGGGCCTGCGGCGCCGACCTTGTCCTGCTGATCGTAGCGGTGCTGGGGAACGAGACGGGCCGGCTTGCCCGCGA comes from the Deltaproteobacteria bacterium genome and includes:
- the trpC gene encoding indole-3-glycerol phosphate synthase TrpC; amino-acid sequence: MASFLDKILPGVREELAKRKAAEPISSVMARAKENRNRRDIRDRLGNGPGIIAEIKRASPSRGWIRKDLHAAETARAYAEGGACAISVLTEGRYFGGSLDDLSAASTSCGTVPVLRKDFVLDEYMVAESRACGADLVLLIVAVLGNETGRLAREAATFGMEALVEVHDEKELEMAAACGAALIGINNRNLATLRVDLETSRRLLPMVPGNAVKIVESGIGSPAEIAEFSSMGADAFLVGETLVRAGNPAAAIRTLRGYRTPAKG